A single genomic interval of Spirosoma linguale DSM 74 harbors:
- a CDS encoding ABC transporter related protein (PFAM: ABC transporter related~SMART: AAA ATPase~KEGG: dps:DP1247 ABC transporter ATP-binding protein), whose protein sequence is MISITNLSYYLGSRALYDNASLHIKPNQKIGLIGLNGTGKSTLLRIINGEYQPDGGTISKAGDVTIGFLNQDLLSYQTDDSILSVAMQAFARQNELQIKIDELLHQMEVNYTDDLVDKLGKAQEEFDALDGYTIQSRAEEILEGLGFSTDDLHRPLRLFSGGWRMRVMLAKLLLEKPSLLMLDEPTNHLDLPSIQWVEKYVQNYEGSVIVVSHDREFIDNVVDTIVEVSGAKLNYYAGNYSYYMEEKALRNEIQKGAFENQQAKIRQTERFIERFKAKASKAKQAQSRVKQLERMELVDDVIDSNARVNFKFNFSQQPGRHILHLDDISKAYGEKRILTHSTARLERGDKVALIGANGRGKSTLLRIISGSEPIDGERVLGYNVSFSFYAQHQLESLRVEDSMLEELKQANPTKSDGELRGVLGCFLFSGDDVFKKIKVLSGGEKSRVALAKVLLSQANFLLLDEPTNHLDMQSVNILIQALQQYEGTYVVVSHDRYFVSQIANKIWYIEDEQIKEYPGTYDEYEWWQEERKAQGLGPASQPVDNSKMQPAPATNGHSSNGKATNGRASDEERKEWQKTLKNLTRQVEESETKIAQLEERKKRLEIELADPATYGEDKLMQAKNDEYRHVTAQISKLQDEWETAMLEAEEWEKKLS, encoded by the coding sequence ATGATTTCCATTACGAACCTATCGTACTACCTCGGTAGCCGGGCACTTTACGATAATGCCTCGCTACACATAAAGCCTAATCAGAAAATCGGCCTCATTGGTCTCAATGGTACTGGTAAGTCCACACTGCTCCGTATCATCAATGGCGAATACCAGCCGGATGGGGGAACGATCTCCAAAGCAGGGGATGTGACAATCGGCTTCCTGAACCAGGATTTGCTGTCTTACCAGACCGACGATTCCATACTGTCGGTGGCCATGCAGGCGTTTGCCCGGCAAAATGAGTTGCAAATAAAGATTGACGAACTACTCCATCAGATGGAGGTCAATTATACAGATGACCTGGTCGATAAGCTCGGAAAAGCGCAGGAAGAGTTCGACGCGCTCGACGGCTACACCATCCAGTCCAGAGCCGAAGAAATTCTGGAAGGTCTGGGTTTCTCGACCGATGATCTGCACCGGCCGCTAAGGCTCTTTTCCGGAGGCTGGCGTATGCGCGTTATGCTCGCGAAACTGCTGCTGGAAAAACCATCGCTGCTCATGCTTGATGAGCCGACCAACCACCTGGACTTACCCTCCATTCAGTGGGTTGAAAAATACGTTCAGAACTACGAAGGCTCCGTTATTGTGGTTTCCCACGACCGCGAGTTCATCGATAATGTGGTCGATACCATTGTGGAGGTATCGGGCGCAAAACTGAATTATTACGCCGGTAACTATTCCTACTACATGGAAGAGAAAGCCCTGCGTAACGAAATTCAGAAAGGTGCTTTTGAAAACCAGCAGGCCAAAATCCGGCAGACAGAACGCTTTATCGAACGCTTTAAAGCCAAAGCCTCGAAGGCCAAGCAAGCCCAGAGCCGGGTTAAACAACTCGAACGGATGGAGCTTGTCGACGATGTCATCGACAGCAATGCGCGGGTAAATTTCAAGTTCAACTTCTCGCAGCAGCCCGGTCGGCATATTCTGCATCTGGACGATATTTCGAAAGCTTACGGCGAAAAACGCATCCTGACCCACTCCACCGCCCGGCTCGAACGGGGCGACAAAGTGGCTCTGATTGGTGCCAACGGACGCGGTAAGTCGACATTGCTGCGGATCATCTCGGGCTCAGAGCCCATCGATGGCGAGCGTGTGCTGGGGTATAATGTTTCCTTCAGCTTCTACGCCCAGCACCAGCTTGAGTCGCTTCGGGTGGAAGATTCCATGCTGGAAGAATTGAAGCAGGCAAACCCGACCAAATCGGATGGTGAACTCCGGGGCGTACTCGGCTGCTTCCTGTTCTCGGGCGATGATGTCTTCAAGAAAATCAAAGTATTATCCGGGGGCGAAAAATCGCGCGTGGCGCTCGCCAAAGTACTGCTCTCACAGGCAAACTTCCTGCTGCTCGACGAACCGACCAACCACCTCGACATGCAGTCGGTGAATATCCTGATTCAGGCCTTGCAGCAGTACGAAGGAACCTACGTGGTCGTTTCCCACGATCGCTACTTCGTATCGCAGATTGCCAACAAAATCTGGTATATCGAAGACGAGCAGATTAAAGAGTATCCGGGTACCTACGACGAGTACGAGTGGTGGCAGGAAGAGCGCAAAGCGCAGGGTCTGGGTCCAGCCAGTCAACCCGTCGACAACTCGAAAATGCAGCCGGCTCCGGCTACCAACGGCCATTCCTCAAACGGCAAAGCTACCAACGGCCGGGCATCGGATGAAGAACGTAAAGAATGGCAGAAGACTCTTAAGAATTTGACTCGTCAGGTAGAAGAATCGGAAACCAAGATTGCGCAGCTGGAAGAGCGCAAGAAACGCCTTGAAATCGAACTCGCCGACCCCGCAACCTATGGCGAGGATAAGCTGATGCAGGCCAAAAACGACGAATATCGCCACGTAACGGCCCAGATAAGTAAGCTTCAGGACGAGTGGGAAACCGCTATGCTGGAAGCGGAAGAGTGGGAGAAGAAGTTAAGTTAG
- a CDS encoding Radical SAM domain protein (PFAM: Radical SAM domain protein~SMART: Elongator protein 3/MiaB/NifB~KEGG: pmy:Pmen_4466 radical SAM domain-containing protein) codes for MGDYKKGRGAQFNSANSFSVHRYEPDEPEEVVDEDFPKPTIKTQFFEETPKQIISRPNSPDIGFSASINPYQGCEHGCIYCYARPTHEYWGFSAGLDFESKIMVKKNAPALLEKQFQSRSYKPGVIHFSGNTDCYQPAERTYQLTRQMLALCLQYRNPVSIITKNALILRDLDILKPLAALNLVSVAISITTGNESLRLVMEPRTVTAAQRFKTMGALHRAGVPVGIMTAPIIPSLNDHEIPRLIEQAADQGACWAAYTVVRLNGAVAPLFTDWLKQTFPDRADRVLTQIADCHGGQLNDSRFKTRMAGEGQYAQQIAQLHRIASQKYLAGRKPPELTTRLFRPAGQLGLFE; via the coding sequence ATGGGCGATTACAAGAAAGGGCGGGGAGCACAGTTTAATTCGGCTAATTCATTCTCGGTACATCGGTATGAGCCCGACGAGCCGGAGGAGGTTGTTGATGAAGACTTTCCGAAGCCAACGATAAAAACGCAGTTCTTCGAAGAAACACCGAAGCAGATCATCAGCCGTCCCAATAGTCCGGATATTGGTTTTTCGGCATCTATAAACCCTTATCAGGGTTGCGAACACGGCTGCATCTACTGCTACGCCCGACCTACGCACGAATACTGGGGTTTCTCGGCCGGGCTTGATTTCGAAAGCAAGATCATGGTGAAGAAAAACGCACCGGCCTTACTCGAAAAGCAGTTTCAGTCGCGCTCTTACAAACCGGGTGTTATTCATTTCTCGGGAAATACCGATTGCTACCAACCCGCCGAACGCACTTACCAGCTCACCCGGCAGATGCTGGCTCTATGCCTCCAATACCGGAATCCGGTGTCGATCATCACCAAGAATGCGTTGATCCTGCGTGATCTGGACATTCTAAAGCCACTAGCTGCGCTTAACCTGGTGAGCGTCGCCATCTCGATTACAACCGGCAACGAGTCCCTTCGGTTAGTCATGGAGCCGCGCACTGTTACAGCCGCGCAACGCTTTAAAACAATGGGTGCGTTGCATCGGGCGGGCGTTCCTGTGGGAATCATGACAGCGCCCATCATTCCCAGTCTGAACGACCACGAAATTCCCCGACTGATTGAGCAGGCAGCCGACCAGGGTGCCTGCTGGGCGGCTTACACCGTTGTCCGGCTAAATGGTGCAGTTGCGCCCTTGTTTACCGACTGGCTTAAGCAGACCTTTCCTGATCGGGCCGACCGCGTGCTTACTCAAATTGCCGACTGTCATGGCGGCCAGCTGAACGATTCACGGTTTAAGACCCGGATGGCAGGGGAGGGGCAGTATGCGCAGCAGATCGCTCAGTTGCATCGGATTGCTTCTCAGAAATACCTTGCCGGACGTAAGCCGCCCGAGTTGACGACGCGCTTGTTCAGACCTGCCGGGCAGCTTGGTTTGTTTGAGTGA
- a CDS encoding GTP-binding protein YchF (TIGRFAM: GTP-binding protein YchF~PFAM: Protein of unknown function DUF933; GTP- binding protein HSR1-related~KEGG: lhk:LHK_00345 YchF) — translation MGLQCGIVGLPNVGKSTLFNAISSGKAEAANYPFCTIEPNVGVVTVPDERLDTLESLVKPQRVVPTIIEFVDIAGLVKGASQGAGLGNKFLANIREVDAIVHVIRCFEDDNIVHVEGKVDPISDKEIIDAELQLKDLEAVDKKIQKIAKAAQVGDAKAKAELAILKEYKSTLEAGKSARTVQVSPEEKEAAIGDIALLTVKPVIYVANVDEGSLPNGNAYSDKLKEAVKDEGAEVIIISAGIESQIAEMEDPEERELFLGEYGLTESGLSQLIKASYRLLGLITYFTAGVKEVRAWTIHRGWKAPQAAGVIHSDFEKKFIRAQVMKLPDFTQFKTEAGVREAGKLSVEGKEYVVQDGDIMEFLHSA, via the coding sequence ATGGGACTTCAATGTGGAATCGTGGGTTTGCCGAATGTGGGCAAATCAACGCTGTTTAACGCAATATCAAGCGGAAAGGCCGAAGCTGCCAACTACCCCTTCTGCACAATAGAGCCCAACGTGGGCGTAGTAACCGTACCCGACGAACGTCTGGATACCCTCGAAAGTCTGGTGAAACCCCAGCGAGTGGTGCCAACCATTATCGAGTTTGTCGACATCGCCGGTCTGGTAAAGGGAGCCAGCCAGGGCGCCGGTCTGGGCAATAAATTCCTGGCCAACATTCGTGAAGTGGATGCCATTGTCCATGTGATCCGATGCTTTGAGGATGATAACATTGTTCACGTTGAAGGCAAGGTCGATCCAATATCGGATAAAGAAATCATCGATGCAGAATTGCAGCTGAAGGATTTAGAGGCCGTTGATAAGAAGATTCAGAAAATTGCCAAAGCAGCTCAGGTTGGCGATGCCAAGGCCAAAGCTGAGTTGGCCATTCTGAAAGAATACAAATCAACCCTCGAAGCAGGCAAGAGTGCCCGCACCGTTCAGGTGTCTCCGGAAGAAAAGGAAGCCGCCATCGGCGATATTGCCCTGCTAACGGTGAAGCCCGTTATTTACGTAGCTAACGTCGACGAAGGGTCACTACCCAACGGAAACGCCTACTCTGATAAACTCAAAGAAGCGGTGAAAGATGAAGGGGCGGAAGTAATTATCATCAGTGCCGGTATCGAATCGCAGATTGCCGAAATGGAAGACCCCGAAGAGCGGGAGCTGTTCCTGGGCGAATATGGCCTGACCGAATCGGGTTTGAGCCAGCTCATTAAGGCATCGTACCGACTGCTGGGCCTGATTACCTACTTTACGGCGGGCGTTAAAGAAGTTCGTGCCTGGACCATCCACCGGGGTTGGAAAGCGCCACAGGCCGCCGGAGTGATTCACTCCGACTTTGAAAAGAAGTTCATTCGGGCGCAGGTCATGAAACTCCCCGATTTTACGCAGTTCAAAACCGAAGCGGGTGTACGGGAAGCCGGAAAACTGTCCGTAGAAGGTAAAGAATACGTCGTACAGGACGGCGACATCATGGAATTCCTGCACAGCGCCTAG
- a CDS encoding protein of unknown function UPF0187 (PFAM: protein of unknown function UPF0187~KEGG: mca:MCA3057 hypothetical protein) — protein MVNYNPKDWFRFIITFNRADTVRKLLPALVVIGIYSFIIVHLIEMADLSDNPHLKNFSLMHTLLSFVISMLLVFRTNTAYDRWWEGRKLWGGLVNNSRNMALKLDQLLEPTQTEARQFFRAMIPNFAFALKNHLRQQGVEQEFAENAAFGVHNLRLSEHVPQQIALAIFGKVNTLQRQGTLLPEHLLVLNPEIQSLMDICGACERIKNTPIPFSYSSFIKKFIFVYCISLPLGYVSNLHYLVVPLVVFVFYVLASLEVIAEEIENPFGTDDNDLPLDTICKGIHKTVTQSFDHTEMLLQTDQLSETPKGFSYEK, from the coding sequence ATGGTCAATTATAACCCCAAAGACTGGTTTCGGTTTATTATCACCTTCAACCGGGCCGACACGGTGCGTAAACTGTTACCGGCGCTGGTAGTTATCGGTATCTACTCGTTTATCATCGTCCATCTGATCGAGATGGCCGATTTGAGTGATAACCCACATCTGAAGAACTTCTCGCTCATGCACACACTGCTGAGTTTCGTAATATCGATGCTGCTTGTCTTCCGAACGAACACTGCTTACGACCGCTGGTGGGAAGGCCGGAAACTGTGGGGAGGCCTTGTCAACAACAGCCGAAACATGGCGCTCAAGCTGGACCAGCTACTGGAGCCGACCCAGACTGAAGCCCGCCAGTTTTTCCGGGCCATGATTCCAAACTTCGCCTTTGCGCTCAAGAACCATTTACGGCAGCAGGGCGTAGAACAGGAGTTTGCCGAAAATGCCGCGTTTGGCGTGCATAACCTTCGGTTGAGTGAACATGTCCCCCAGCAAATTGCGCTGGCTATATTCGGCAAAGTCAATACCCTGCAACGTCAGGGCACGTTACTACCCGAGCATCTGCTGGTACTTAACCCGGAGATTCAATCCCTGATGGACATCTGCGGAGCCTGCGAACGGATAAAAAACACGCCCATCCCGTTTTCTTATAGCTCGTTTATCAAGAAATTCATTTTCGTTTACTGTATTTCGCTGCCGCTGGGTTACGTCTCCAACCTCCACTACCTGGTTGTGCCGCTGGTCGTATTCGTTTTTTACGTGCTGGCCAGCCTGGAAGTTATTGCCGAAGAAATCGAAAACCCGTTTGGTACGGACGACAACGACCTGCCGCTTGATACCATCTGCAAGGGCATTCACAAAACCGTGACCCAGTCATTCGACCATACCGAAATGCTCCTTCAAACGGACCAGCTCAGCGAAACGCCCAAAGGTTTTTCGTACGAAAAATAG